Proteins from one Triticum aestivum cultivar Chinese Spring chromosome 7A, IWGSC CS RefSeq v2.1, whole genome shotgun sequence genomic window:
- the LOC123154492 gene encoding auxin-responsive protein SAUR71-like: protein MYKQPPWSSQYKRLLSSQLSVVPRKEPATAAAFRPPLPSIVVSGVDGSSSNMKRLLRRLSRVAAADACAAAAYQPLRPDAAAKASSSSFYGARRLGRGARVPEGHVPVCVGEEGGPIERFAVRAELLGQPAFKALLRRAAQEYGYGHPGALRIPCAVANFRRLLLGLSDPGCQATDDDDAAFYY from the coding sequence ATGTATAAGCAGCCACCATGGTCGTCTCAGTACAAACGCCTTCTGTCTTCTCAGCTTAGTGTCGTCCCTCGCAAAGAACCAGCCACCGCCGCTGCTTTCCGGCCTCCGCTTCCAAGTATCGTGGTCTCCGGCGTCGACGGAAGCAGCAGCAACATGAAGCGCCTCCTCAGACGGCTCTCCCGGGTGGCCGCGGCCGACGCATGCGCCGCCGCCGCGTATCAGCCGCTCCGGCCCGACGCGGCCGCGAaggcctcctcctcgtcgttctACGGCGCGCGGAGGCTTGGCCGCGGCGCGCGCGTGCCGGAGGGGCACGTGCCGGTGTGCGTCGGCGAGGAGGGCGGCCCCATCGAGCGCTTCGCCGTGCGGGCCGAGCTCCTGGGCCAGCCGGCGTTCAAGGCCCTGCTCCGGCGCGCCGCGCAGGAGTACGGCTACGGCCACCCGGGCGCGCTCCGCATCCCCTGCGCCGTGGCCAacttccgccgcctcctcctcggcctctcCGACCCCGGCTGCCAGGCCACTGACGACGACGACGCCGCGTTCTACTACTAG